The Lacipirellula parvula genome window below encodes:
- a CDS encoding sigma-54-dependent transcriptional regulator: MTLLFADDEPSLQELMKLELPRLGHRATVCPDGLTAVAALEKNTYDCIIVDLDMPGLDGIGVIAKCKETSPGTEAVVLTGKSSLETAIAALRHGAFDYLTKPCRLIEIEALLKRVTEKKLLEQKYRALEHQVRRLEGAPRLIGNTPAMQKVRMLIERVAPTGSTVLILGETGTGKELVARSLHDHSTRAHMPFVAINCGALPETLIESELFGHRKGAFTGADDHRVGLFEVAHGGTIFLDEIGELPKAMQAKLLRVLESGEIRRVGENKPVMVDVRVVCATHRNLPEMVAAEEFREDLMYRINTFEITLPALRERIEDVPELARHLLVRHRRGKDADAGIAEDAIIALCSHVWPGNVRELANVIEHATILCDSGPIHREHLPSRFDSRQLVGAARQKPGVMTLRELEMEAIHDALERHAGNKPKAADQLGISLKTLYNKLNTTGAPEKAA, translated from the coding sequence TTGACCCTGTTGTTCGCCGACGACGAGCCCTCGCTGCAAGAGCTGATGAAGCTCGAACTGCCGCGCCTGGGCCACCGCGCCACCGTCTGCCCCGACGGACTCACGGCCGTCGCTGCGCTGGAAAAGAATACCTACGATTGCATCATCGTCGATCTCGACATGCCGGGCCTCGACGGCATCGGCGTCATCGCGAAGTGCAAAGAAACCTCGCCCGGCACCGAAGCGGTCGTCCTCACCGGCAAGAGCTCGCTCGAAACGGCGATCGCGGCTTTGCGCCACGGCGCGTTCGATTACCTCACGAAGCCTTGCCGGCTGATCGAAATCGAAGCGTTGCTGAAGCGCGTCACCGAAAAGAAACTGCTTGAGCAGAAGTATCGCGCGCTCGAGCACCAAGTCCGCCGCCTCGAAGGCGCCCCGCGGCTCATCGGCAACACGCCGGCGATGCAAAAGGTGCGGATGCTGATCGAACGCGTCGCGCCGACCGGTTCGACCGTCCTTATTCTTGGCGAAACGGGCACCGGCAAGGAGCTGGTCGCGCGTTCGTTGCACGATCACAGCACCCGCGCACACATGCCGTTCGTCGCGATCAACTGCGGCGCCTTGCCGGAGACGCTCATTGAGAGCGAGCTGTTCGGCCACCGCAAAGGCGCCTTCACCGGCGCCGACGATCACCGCGTCGGCCTGTTCGAAGTCGCCCACGGCGGCACGATCTTCCTCGACGAAATCGGCGAGTTGCCGAAGGCGATGCAAGCCAAGCTGCTCCGCGTGCTCGAAAGCGGCGAAATTCGCCGCGTCGGCGAGAACAAGCCGGTGATGGTCGACGTCCGCGTCGTTTGCGCCACTCACCGCAACCTGCCGGAAATGGTCGCCGCCGAAGAATTCCGCGAAGACTTGATGTATCGGATCAACACGTTCGAAATCACGCTGCCGGCGCTGCGGGAGCGGATTGAAGACGTGCCGGAACTCGCCCGGCATTTGCTCGTTCGCCATCGTCGCGGCAAAGACGCCGACGCCGGCATCGCCGAGGATGCGATCATCGCGCTCTGCAGCCACGTCTGGCCCGGCAACGTCCGCGAACTGGCGAACGTCATCGAACATGCCACCATTTTGTGCGACAGCGGCCCGATCCACCGCGAGCACTTGCCGTCGCGGTTCGACTCGCGGCAACTCGTCGGCGCCGCCCGCCAGAAGCCGGGCGTCATGACGCTCCGCGAACTCGAAATGGAAGCGATCCACGACGCGCTTGAACGCCACGCCGGCAACAAGCCCAAGGCCGCCGACCAACTCGGCATTAGTTTGAAGACGCTTTACAACAAGCTGAACA
- a CDS encoding sensor histidine kinase, translating into MLSHWPIRTKLQLGLGLLVVAVVALFGSACYGLYAYRSLVKNIAARSAELPQARIVSDHVNDLRVTISQVQQRLNFNLPEGIGSDTDALLAGMFRTQFSSLVDSLRRYKEALGAGAVDDASELSDDHHEWATLKEMDGIVAELKRRSVTSSDHSWLDNPEEISSTRGLIEELRSLSGQLPTHLEDQFEKIADDVKSRYRTAITSAWIGLGSIVIVLIISRRVFNKWFADPLQTLVDGSRIVAAGNFEHRIAINARDEIGELAEAMNAMTQRFCEIRNDLDRQVTERTNQVVRSEQLASVGFLAAGVSHEINNPLASIALCSESLESRLQDLLEGADPERVEEVQVARNYLQMIQREAFRCKQITEKLLDFARRGDTLRHAADLRELAEGVIEMVQHLGQYHDKNLVLLPGPPAIAAVNAQEIKQVVLNLITNGLESLDAGGTVEVSIERDALAARIVISDNGCGMNDEVRKHLFEPFFTRRRSGQGTGLGLSITHRIVEEHRGSIEATSEGPGRGSRFVVSLPLALPNKETHHRYQAA; encoded by the coding sequence GTGCTCTCTCATTGGCCCATACGCACGAAACTGCAGCTCGGACTCGGCCTGTTGGTGGTCGCAGTCGTCGCTCTATTCGGCAGCGCGTGCTACGGCCTCTATGCGTACCGTTCGCTGGTGAAGAATATCGCGGCCCGCTCGGCCGAGTTGCCCCAAGCCCGAATCGTCTCCGATCACGTCAACGATCTGCGCGTGACGATCAGTCAGGTTCAGCAGCGATTGAACTTCAACCTGCCCGAGGGCATCGGCAGCGATACCGACGCGTTGCTGGCGGGAATGTTTCGCACGCAATTCAGCTCGCTGGTCGATTCGCTTCGTCGCTACAAGGAAGCGCTCGGCGCCGGAGCCGTTGACGACGCGTCCGAACTCAGCGACGACCACCACGAGTGGGCGACGCTCAAGGAGATGGACGGCATCGTCGCGGAGTTGAAGCGACGCAGCGTCACCTCGTCGGATCATTCTTGGTTGGACAACCCTGAAGAGATCAGCAGCACGCGCGGCCTGATCGAAGAGTTGCGAAGCCTCAGCGGCCAATTGCCGACCCATTTGGAAGATCAGTTTGAAAAGATCGCCGACGACGTGAAGTCGCGCTATCGCACCGCGATTACGTCGGCTTGGATCGGCCTTGGTTCGATTGTGATTGTGCTGATCATCTCGCGGCGCGTCTTCAACAAGTGGTTTGCCGATCCGCTGCAAACGCTCGTCGACGGGTCGCGCATCGTCGCCGCCGGCAATTTCGAACATCGCATCGCCATCAACGCGCGCGACGAAATCGGCGAACTCGCTGAAGCGATGAACGCGATGACGCAACGGTTCTGCGAAATTCGCAACGACCTCGACCGCCAAGTGACCGAACGAACCAACCAGGTCGTCCGCAGCGAGCAACTCGCCAGCGTCGGCTTCCTCGCCGCCGGCGTCTCGCACGAAATCAACAACCCGCTCGCGTCGATCGCACTCTGCAGCGAATCGCTCGAAAGTCGTCTGCAAGATCTGCTCGAAGGCGCCGATCCCGAACGCGTCGAAGAGGTGCAAGTCGCTCGCAACTATCTGCAGATGATTCAGCGTGAAGCATTCCGCTGCAAGCAAATCACCGAGAAGCTGCTCGACTTCGCCCGTCGCGGCGACACGCTGCGGCATGCCGCCGATTTGCGGGAGCTGGCCGAAGGCGTCATCGAAATGGTGCAGCATCTCGGCCAGTACCATGATAAGAACCTCGTGCTGTTGCCTGGGCCGCCCGCAATCGCCGCAGTCAACGCGCAAGAAATCAAGCAAGTCGTCCTCAACCTGATCACCAACGGGTTGGAGTCGCTCGACGCCGGCGGCACGGTCGAAGTGTCGATCGAACGCGACGCGCTGGCGGCTCGCATCGTCATTAGCGACAACGGCTGCGGCATGAACGACGAAGTCCGCAAACATCTGTTCGAGCCTTTCTTCACCCGCCGGCGTTCGGGGCAGGGGACGGGGCTTGGCTTGTCCATTACTCACCGCATCGTCGAAGAACATCGGGGCAGCATCGAGGCAACGAGCGAAGGGCCGGGCCGCGGATCGCGGTTCGTCGTCTCGCTCCCGCTGGCCCTGCCGAACAAGGAGACGCACCATCGCTACCAAGCAGCCTAA
- a CDS encoding LptF/LptG family permease has translation MRILTRYILLEMLTVFLITMGSMTVFIFLGLIGKEAVDNGLGAGPILRLLPYLLPQAMQFSVPGALLLATTVVYGRVSSSNEIVAVKSLGITPMVMLWPTLLFAFIVSFGAVALNDLAVSWGTNGVKRVIIESFEEIAYGQLRTRKMFGNEKFKVNVKTVVGKRLIGPVITFESGSGNVSIIRADAAEMNVNIATGALDVKLFNTEGGLKGWTVNLPGEIERSFPLEQALGGGSSKPGPSETPLRDIKIAKVDQGKQIDWLKHEMAAATSMALMLGRFDELSQSQWSAREGNLKWSRRELNKLNVEPYRRWANGFSCLGFVLIGAPMAVRRRHGEFWGSFFACFLPILLVYYPMLVGCVTQAKDGAIPPQAVWLGNFVLAAWGVWLMRRVIRF, from the coding sequence ATGCGCATTCTCACCCGCTATATCCTGCTCGAAATGCTGACGGTGTTCCTCATCACCATGGGGAGCATGACCGTCTTCATTTTCCTGGGGTTGATCGGCAAAGAAGCAGTCGACAACGGCCTCGGCGCCGGGCCCATCTTGCGGCTGCTCCCCTACTTGCTGCCGCAAGCGATGCAGTTTTCGGTTCCCGGGGCGCTACTGCTAGCAACCACGGTCGTCTACGGCCGCGTGTCGTCGTCGAACGAAATCGTTGCGGTAAAGTCGCTCGGTATCACCCCGATGGTGATGCTGTGGCCGACGCTGCTATTCGCCTTCATCGTGAGCTTCGGCGCCGTTGCTCTCAACGATCTCGCCGTCTCGTGGGGAACGAACGGCGTCAAACGCGTCATCATCGAGTCGTTCGAAGAGATTGCCTACGGGCAGCTGCGCACCCGCAAAATGTTCGGTAACGAAAAGTTCAAGGTGAACGTCAAGACGGTCGTCGGCAAACGGCTGATTGGCCCTGTGATCACCTTCGAATCGGGCAGCGGCAACGTATCGATCATTCGCGCCGACGCTGCGGAAATGAACGTCAACATCGCGACCGGCGCGCTCGACGTGAAACTCTTCAATACCGAGGGGGGGCTCAAAGGCTGGACGGTCAATCTGCCCGGGGAAATCGAGCGATCGTTCCCGCTCGAGCAAGCGCTCGGCGGCGGCTCGTCGAAGCCCGGCCCGTCGGAGACGCCCCTCCGCGACATCAAGATTGCGAAAGTCGACCAAGGCAAGCAAATCGACTGGCTGAAGCACGAGATGGCGGCGGCCACAAGCATGGCGCTCATGCTAGGCCGTTTCGACGAACTCTCGCAAAGCCAGTGGAGCGCGCGAGAGGGCAATTTGAAGTGGTCTCGCCGAGAGCTGAACAAGCTGAATGTCGAGCCTTACCGCCGCTGGGCGAACGGGTTTAGTTGCCTCGGCTTCGTCCTCATCGGCGCGCCGATGGCCGTGCGTCGTCGCCACGGCGAGTTCTGGGGGAGCTTCTTCGCCTGCTTCCTGCCGATTCTGCTGGTCTACTATCCGATGCTCGTCGGCTGCGTTACTCAAGCGAAAGATGGCGCCATCCCGCCGCAGGCCGTGTGGCTGGGAAACTTTGTGCTGGCAGCCTGGGGCGTGTGGCTGATGCGGCGAGTGATCAGGTTTTAG
- a CDS encoding PP2C family protein-serine/threonine phosphatase encodes MSDIGMRRASNQDSMAVALAGDDRDWRSRGHLFVVADGMGAHAAGELASQIATDSIPHAYQKRPDLPPCESIVAAVHDANSRINAKGSNSVDFHGMGTTCSCLLLLPDGAMAAHVGDSRVYRLRGHAFEQLTFDHSLVWEMAALGHANEEDVPAYVRKNVITRSLGPHPTVKVDLEGPLPLRAGDRFLLCSDGLTGPLSPQLVGMVLASLPPEDAAQTLVDLANLLGGPDNITVIIAEVADPATLGQKKDGNSWADSVTPLANGPSKRDWGFIVALAALLIPGIIMLINGAMTPALVSGGMAVATLLAWIAPRMKGENPCRGVSGHFGKAPYRSYAVAPSPQSIEMLSDVVRQLEDLEAQRSWPFEWKEVHADRVAAHKAIASGDYTAAVVAYSSAVRRLMQAVRSHRPEPPSDSGINLNAG; translated from the coding sequence GTGAGCGACATTGGCATGCGTCGCGCCAGCAACCAAGATTCGATGGCCGTCGCGCTGGCCGGCGACGATCGCGATTGGCGGAGCCGCGGCCACTTGTTCGTCGTCGCCGACGGCATGGGCGCCCACGCGGCGGGGGAACTCGCCAGCCAAATCGCCACCGACAGCATTCCGCACGCCTACCAGAAGCGGCCCGACTTGCCGCCGTGCGAATCGATCGTCGCCGCCGTCCACGATGCGAACAGCCGCATCAATGCGAAGGGTTCGAACAGCGTCGATTTCCACGGCATGGGAACGACCTGCAGTTGCCTGCTGTTGTTGCCGGACGGCGCGATGGCGGCCCATGTCGGCGATAGCCGCGTTTACCGACTGCGGGGGCATGCGTTCGAGCAACTCACGTTCGACCACAGCCTCGTGTGGGAGATGGCGGCCCTCGGTCACGCCAACGAAGAAGACGTCCCCGCCTATGTGCGGAAGAACGTGATCACCCGTTCGCTCGGCCCGCATCCGACGGTGAAAGTCGATCTCGAAGGGCCGTTGCCGCTGCGGGCGGGCGACCGCTTCCTGCTGTGCAGCGATGGGCTGACGGGACCGCTCAGCCCGCAACTAGTCGGCATGGTGTTGGCGTCGCTGCCGCCTGAAGACGCGGCACAGACGCTCGTTGATTTGGCCAACCTGCTCGGCGGCCCCGACAACATCACGGTGATCATCGCTGAAGTGGCCGACCCGGCGACGCTCGGCCAGAAGAAGGATGGCAACTCGTGGGCCGACTCGGTGACGCCGTTGGCTAACGGGCCGAGCAAGCGCGATTGGGGCTTCATCGTTGCGCTGGCGGCCCTGCTTATTCCTGGAATCATCATGCTCATTAACGGGGCAATGACTCCGGCCTTAGTGTCCGGCGGTATGGCGGTGGCGACGCTGCTGGCGTGGATCGCTCCGCGGATGAAGGGCGAGAATCCCTGCCGCGGCGTGAGCGGCCATTTCGGCAAGGCGCCCTATCGCAGCTACGCGGTAGCCCCCAGTCCGCAGAGCATTGAAATGCTGAGCGACGTCGTGCGGCAGCTAGAGGATCTTGAAGCCCAACGGAGCTGGCCGTTCGAGTGGAAAGAGGTCCACGCCGACCGCGTCGCCGCGCACAAGGCGATCGCCTCGGGCGACTACACGGCAGCGGTCGTGGCCTACTCGAGCGCCGTCCGCCGGCTGATGCAAGCCGTCCGCTCGCACCGTCCCGAACCGCCGAGCGACAGCGGCATCAACCTCAACGCCGGCTAG
- a CDS encoding PEGA domain-containing protein → MIRSNPPGAMVYVDNQPIGTTPCATNFIYYGTREIRLVKPGYETLTVNQPIPAPWYQLPPIDFFAENVMPNEIHDFRTVSFNMQPQIIVPTEELIQRGEQLRAATQQGAVVPAGATTPAFGPAAAPPPVIGRPTIAAPAFNGPTGPALLPGTTLAPEAVPPGVIVPPSNGPGVLPPGGRALEPLPMVQ, encoded by the coding sequence ATGATCCGGAGCAACCCGCCCGGCGCCATGGTTTACGTCGACAATCAGCCGATCGGGACGACGCCCTGCGCGACCAATTTCATCTATTACGGCACGCGCGAGATCCGCTTGGTGAAGCCGGGCTACGAAACGCTGACGGTGAATCAACCGATCCCGGCTCCCTGGTATCAGTTGCCGCCGATCGACTTCTTCGCCGAAAACGTGATGCCGAACGAGATCCACGATTTCCGGACGGTGAGCTTCAATATGCAGCCGCAGATCATCGTGCCGACCGAAGAACTGATTCAACGCGGCGAACAACTTCGCGCGGCGACGCAGCAAGGGGCCGTGGTTCCCGCGGGCGCGACGACGCCGGCGTTCGGACCTGCCGCAGCGCCGCCTCCAGTCATCGGCCGGCCGACGATTGCGGCCCCGGCGTTCAACGGACCAACCGGCCCTGCCCTGCTGCCAGGCACGACGCTCGCTCCCGAAGCGGTGCCGCCGGGCGTGATCGTGCCCCCTTCGAACGGCCCCGGCGTCTTGCCGCCTGGCGGCCGAGCGCTCGAACCGCTGCCGATGGTGCAGTAG
- a CDS encoding MlaD family protein, with the protein MNERTKQFRVGLVVFFILLLLSILVVLNSDFSALPFHETYKVNLLVDEAPGVAPGTPVRRRGLPIGRVASVEDTDTGALITMDIQDGKHIKSNELGRIQTSLVGDAVIEFMQVSSPIGAATVAPDATVKGKYVSNPMDMMADMQGDLKQTIMSLGDAGKEVAELADRVNQVLGENDMQRVKHLVESADQAMLQFSQVTANLNDIVGDPILKQQLKDGLAQVPSLVGDARAIMGALQGALRSADENLKNLQGLTGPLGDRGTAIVATLEQSVRNLEELLGQVAQLTRNVNNSEGTVGLLIRDRQIYDNLNQAIAQANAAVGDVRKIVGNPELSRRIDQILYNVWVLTDKLARDPARLARGIVNRETPIK; encoded by the coding sequence ATGAACGAACGCACCAAACAATTCCGAGTTGGTCTGGTCGTCTTCTTCATCTTGCTGCTGCTCAGCATCTTGGTGGTGTTGAACAGCGACTTTTCGGCGCTGCCGTTCCACGAAACCTACAAGGTGAACTTGCTCGTCGACGAAGCGCCAGGCGTGGCGCCGGGGACGCCGGTGCGCCGTCGTGGTTTGCCGATTGGCCGCGTTGCCAGCGTCGAGGATACCGACACTGGCGCGCTCATCACGATGGACATCCAAGACGGCAAGCACATCAAGTCGAACGAGCTCGGCCGCATCCAAACCTCGCTCGTCGGCGACGCGGTGATCGAGTTCATGCAAGTTTCGTCGCCGATCGGCGCCGCGACCGTCGCCCCTGACGCCACCGTGAAGGGGAAGTACGTCTCCAACCCGATGGACATGATGGCCGACATGCAGGGCGACCTGAAGCAAACGATCATGTCGCTCGGCGACGCCGGCAAGGAAGTCGCGGAACTGGCCGACCGCGTGAACCAGGTGCTCGGCGAGAATGACATGCAGCGGGTGAAACATCTCGTCGAGTCGGCCGATCAGGCGATGCTGCAGTTCTCGCAGGTGACTGCGAACCTGAACGACATCGTCGGCGATCCGATCCTCAAGCAACAACTTAAAGACGGACTCGCGCAGGTGCCAAGCCTCGTCGGCGACGCGCGGGCGATCATGGGCGCCTTGCAAGGAGCGCTCCGCTCTGCGGATGAAAACCTCAAGAACCTGCAAGGCCTCACCGGCCCGCTCGGCGATCGCGGCACGGCGATCGTCGCCACGCTCGAACAAAGCGTGCGGAATCTCGAAGAACTCCTCGGCCAGGTCGCGCAGCTGACGCGCAACGTCAACAACAGCGAGGGGACCGTCGGCCTGCTGATTCGCGATCGGCAGATCTACGACAACCTTAACCAGGCGATCGCTCAGGCCAATGCCGCGGTGGGCGACGTTCGCAAAATTGTCGGCAACCCTGAACTGAGTCGCCGCATCGACCAGATTCTCTACAACGTCTGGGTGCTGACCGACAAGCTCGCCCGCGATCCGGCCCGGTTGGCGCGAGGCATCGTCAATCGTGAGACGCCGATTAAGTGA
- a CDS encoding ABC transporter ATP-binding protein, with amino-acid sequence MVSASPLIDLQSLTVRFGRQTVLRDVSISIPAGQTLAVIGESGCGKTVLLKTIIGLVTPTGGAVEFDGRQFGSLPERELAAQRTRFGFVFQNAALFDSMNVAENILFPLKQHRKDNAADQERAMHALLTEVGLPNTVLKKYPAELSGGMRKRVGLARALIMRPEAVLYDEPTTGLDPIMSDVINQLMMRTRDKFEVTSVIVTHDMNTARKVADRVVMLYPLNRLQPDESQILFDGPPSELDKSTDRRVTQFIHGEAGDRMTELAEQAGE; translated from the coding sequence ATGGTAAGCGCCTCTCCCTTAATCGACCTCCAAAGCCTCACCGTCCGTTTCGGACGGCAGACGGTGTTGCGCGATGTTTCGATCAGCATTCCGGCCGGTCAGACGCTTGCGGTCATCGGCGAGAGCGGATGCGGCAAGACGGTGCTGCTGAAGACGATCATCGGGCTCGTGACGCCGACGGGGGGCGCGGTTGAGTTCGACGGCCGGCAATTCGGTTCGCTGCCAGAACGCGAACTCGCCGCCCAGCGGACGCGGTTCGGGTTCGTATTTCAAAACGCGGCATTGTTCGACAGCATGAACGTCGCTGAGAACATCTTGTTTCCGCTGAAGCAGCACCGTAAGGATAACGCCGCCGACCAAGAGCGGGCGATGCACGCGCTGCTGACCGAGGTCGGCCTGCCGAATACGGTGCTGAAAAAGTATCCGGCGGAACTGTCCGGCGGCATGCGGAAACGCGTCGGCTTGGCTCGTGCCCTGATCATGCGACCCGAAGCGGTGCTATACGACGAACCGACGACCGGCCTCGACCCGATCATGAGCGACGTCATCAACCAACTGATGATGCGCACACGAGACAAGTTTGAAGTCACCAGCGTGATTGTCACGCACGATATGAACACGGCGCGCAAAGTGGCCGACCGGGTGGTGATGCTCTACCCGCTCAATCGCTTGCAGCCCGACGAATCACAAATCTTATTCGATGGCCCCCCCAGCGAACTCGACAAGTCGACCGACCGACGCGTCACGCAGTTCATTCATGGCGAGGCGGGCGATCGCATGACGGAACTCGCAGAACAAGCAGGAGAATAG
- a CDS encoding MlaE family ABC transporter permease, giving the protein MIEGLGDLTLFAWSAMLWMVSRLPRRDTLINNLYAIGVQSLPVVAIIGAFTGMVLAVQSYTQFRNFGLETQLGGVINKSMFRELGPVLAATMLAGRVGSAMAAELGTMRVTEQIDALSAMGANPIHYLVVPRFIGCLTMIPILTIMAMFMGVIGGAYYCIQFLGIDYYYYRTNSQRFVENWDLFYGITKSVCFGAVIGIISCYRGFNCLPGAEGVGRAATTAFVYSFVSIIILDLLVSIVLDQIYLSIWPVAPSLFGA; this is encoded by the coding sequence ATGATCGAGGGCCTCGGCGATCTGACGCTCTTCGCCTGGAGCGCGATGCTCTGGATGGTCAGTCGCCTGCCGCGCCGCGATACGCTCATCAACAACCTGTACGCGATCGGCGTCCAGAGCTTGCCGGTGGTTGCCATCATCGGCGCGTTCACCGGCATGGTGCTGGCGGTGCAGTCGTACACGCAGTTCCGTAACTTTGGGCTCGAAACACAACTCGGCGGCGTGATCAACAAGTCGATGTTCCGCGAACTCGGGCCGGTGCTCGCGGCGACAATGCTCGCCGGCCGCGTCGGTAGCGCGATGGCGGCGGAACTCGGCACGATGCGTGTCACCGAGCAAATCGACGCCTTGTCGGCGATGGGCGCCAATCCGATTCACTACCTCGTCGTGCCGCGGTTCATCGGCTGCCTGACGATGATTCCCATCCTCACGATCATGGCGATGTTCATGGGCGTGATCGGCGGGGCCTATTACTGCATTCAATTTCTTGGCATCGACTATTACTACTACCGCACGAACTCGCAGCGGTTCGTTGAGAACTGGGATTTGTTCTACGGCATTACGAAGAGCGTCTGCTTCGGCGCCGTGATCGGCATCATCAGCTGCTACCGCGGCTTCAACTGCCTGCCGGGCGCCGAGGGCGTCGGCCGGGCCGCGACGACCGCGTTCGTCTACTCGTTCGTGTCGATCATCATCCTCGACCTGTTGGTGAGCATCGTGCTCGATCAGATCTACCTCTCGATCTGGCCGGTGGCTCCGTCGTTGTTTGGGGCCTGA
- a CDS encoding RNA polymerase sigma factor produces the protein MTIPRQLRLSLIAGWDSNPPAADGTTGGGDLQGTRGATAVDELLAVHADVVYRYALRLVRNAQLAEDLTQETFLRGWRQRAKLREPAAARVWLLRIATNLHRDGLRTARPTAELEAEPACSALGAAGRLEQQETVDAVLATLDALPPRQRQAIHLVTIEQLSNEEAAEVLEISVEALRASLSLARRTMRERLKPIDDELRGVRTEI, from the coding sequence TTGACGATCCCCCGCCAGCTTCGTCTTTCACTTATAGCAGGCTGGGATTCGAACCCGCCGGCGGCGGACGGGACTACCGGCGGCGGCGACCTGCAGGGAACGAGGGGGGCGACCGCTGTGGACGAACTGCTGGCAGTGCATGCCGACGTCGTCTACCGGTACGCCCTGCGGTTGGTTCGCAACGCCCAGCTGGCGGAAGACCTCACGCAGGAAACCTTCCTCCGCGGCTGGCGGCAGCGGGCAAAACTCCGCGAGCCGGCGGCCGCGCGGGTTTGGCTACTTAGAATTGCGACCAACCTCCACCGCGACGGCCTCCGCACGGCCCGACCGACGGCGGAGTTGGAGGCGGAACCAGCCTGCTCGGCGCTCGGCGCCGCGGGACGACTCGAACAACAAGAAACCGTGGACGCGGTGCTGGCGACGCTCGACGCGCTGCCGCCGCGACAGCGACAGGCGATCCACTTGGTGACGATCGAACAGCTTTCGAACGAAGAAGCGGCCGAGGTGCTGGAGATTTCCGTCGAAGCGCTGCGGGCAAGCCTGTCGCTCGCGCGGCGGACGATGCGGGAGCGGCTGAAACCGATTGACGACGAACTCCGCGGGGTGCGAACGGAAATCTAA
- a CDS encoding anti-sigma factor family protein: MNESFHNECTSLDDYLDRELAGEAALRFETHLANCAACRDAVAQQQWIDATLRSSVAASPIAPATLLTAMGDPIAAATQRQRQRRLLTASFAVAASVAVIATVAWRMLALAPGSARGSLPTPHNVAQREVAPGRSPGLEQPAQPREQLKIQTVARFTAGADGIAIPIASESPEVTIVQFYSTTDADRRMQRRRELEAKYQELIGG, translated from the coding sequence ATGAACGAATCTTTCCACAACGAATGCACGTCGCTGGACGATTACCTCGACCGCGAACTCGCGGGCGAGGCGGCCCTGCGATTTGAAACGCATTTGGCGAATTGTGCAGCGTGCCGCGACGCGGTGGCTCAGCAGCAGTGGATTGATGCGACGCTGCGATCGTCGGTTGCGGCGAGCCCGATCGCGCCGGCAACGCTGCTAACGGCGATGGGCGACCCGATCGCCGCGGCGACGCAACGACAGCGCCAACGTCGCTTGCTAACGGCCAGCTTCGCCGTCGCCGCAAGCGTCGCGGTAATCGCCACCGTAGCGTGGCGGATGCTCGCCCTAGCCCCGGGCTCCGCCCGGGGGTCGCTTCCCACGCCGCACAACGTCGCCCAACGCGAAGTCGCCCCCGGGCGGAGCCCGGGGCTAGAACAGCCCGCGCAACCGCGTGAGCAACTCAAAATACAAACCGTCGCCCGGTTCACGGCCGGCGCCGACGGCATCGCGATTCCCATCGCCAGCGAATCGCCCGAAGTCACGATCGTGCAGTTTTACTCGACCACTGACGCCGACCGTCGCATGCAACGGCGGCGAGAGTTGGAAGCCAAGTACCAAGAACTCATTGGAGGTTAA